The genomic segment gaccactagtgtttttctagtatactagaactagaactaaaattagttttagtacagtcttttctttttagttctaggaactagaactaaactacaATTCCATCACAATCTATTTAAAAAACTGGAGCTATACTAAAAAAGTGTTGTTTTTAAGTTTTTGAacaagaactaaactaaaattaataGCTTTATTGTACtaatactagaactaaactaaaactttTAGTACTACAGCTACTACTGCAACTGTTGTTTGGGATTTATCAGGAACCTGATGGTGAACTGACTATCTGGCACATTAAAGCCTGACTTTGAAGTAcatattaacataattataagatGATAATATAACCTTTGTAAGAACAAAGGCAACTTTCTATTACTATCTCAAGTGGCTTGTGACATTTCAGCAACCACCGCTCAGGTGGAAAGAAGTATATTATTGTTTAGGTAGGATGTTGTTTAAATCTTTGATTAGGTTCTACTACTCAAAGTGGTATAGGAGGATAATTCTAGTTAGTGATCAATATTTTTGTGAAAGCAATGAATAAGTATGACATCTTAGCATCAGTACTGTACTATAACTAATACTTACTAAATTGTAGGTACTATtatactaactaaaattgtttcagccatggatactagaactaatacaaactattattgtttctaacaaggtatactagaactaatactaactaaaactgttTTAAATAAtgaatactagaactaatactaactcaAAATATTTTTGGCAActgaactagaactagaactgtactAGAAAATTTTACCTGTACTAGAAAAACACTAAAGACCACACAGATACGACAAAAACCGCTCAGGGAAATGATTTGAAAATCGGTGTACAGATGGATTAGTCATCTTAGAAAGGTCCTTCAATGGTTTAgaggaatcagacttaaagccacagagatacggtaccgctcaaacgTAACGTTGCACTTGTTCGCggcaagtgattaaaaaacttgttaattaaagggtgtggcatccGTTTCTTCCAggagtattcatcccatacgaaacgggatgaatacttgcgaaggaaacaggtgccacgccctttaattagaaAGTTTTTTATTCACTCGCAATCGAGCAGTTCAAGCGAGCACAATATTATGTTTGAGCGGTACCGTACATtgtataacacaaaatccaacttggtgtagcatgtgcgagatcgagatactctaatagagcagtcaccctaagcTAAGAAAGTAAATTACTTTATTGAAATGTTCAACTAtgtcttgtagagaatttaatTCTGTTATAAGCCACTCTGTATAAAGCtcaactacaaaaaagtcatcctgtagagagattagctagaaacaagtcacactgcaaAGTGTTAAACTACATTTGTGAACTGATTTTAGAAAACTGTCAATCTACGCataatagtacttttgtaataaaacacattcaaaaacaatgggtaaaaaatgcacgTTTGAGAAAAAATctacacaagtttttatcgccttgcTGATCggtgaattgacactccagtggataGATCCTTGGCATCACCATGTTCCCTTATTCATcgggagttcaaaaatccttgGTTCATCTTCATACACAGGTTGGTTTCTGAGCTACAGACGATTGTTTACATTGTggtgatgaaagaatttacaatgatttttcttcaatgaattCGCCTTCCTTCcggatcacagaagaatacctttggaaaaaactataccttggtggaatCACAAATTCATGACAaatacaatgagcaaagattcaactCCATATGCTGTTGTATCAGTATGGTTtatgtagattattttctcgatgtcttctgtacatattgatttattcgcTCATCTGGGTGTCAACTGCtctatttcccacactgcttatctTATGAAGTTGAAACTTGGCCAGTACATTCctctgtagacaacaaagaaccaataaaactAAATGTGCGTATatcaacggttttctaaaattaggttaCATttgaagtcatcctgtagagagatcagctacataatcatcctgtagagagatcaggggATACAAGATACAGTTAGTTCAGGATCATAATCAGTTCATaaaattagctacatacagtatatcaatACAGTATGTTAGAAGGCAGAAGTGTTACCCTGCAGGTTCTTGAAACCATTGTTGTGGAACTCAAGGCCACCCTTAATGATCATCCCTGTCTTCCGATGTTACTGATGTTCATTCTGTAACACTTTCTGTATGACAAGTGGTTGATATCTCTACCCCATTCCTATGATGACAACCCAGAGGACCCAGATTATGTCCTATAAGATTCACAAACAAGAAAGTGACTTACTAACCATGCTAGATTGCTGCAACACTTTCAGATGAGATGAAGATAAGAGTACCTTACTAGTATAAGACAAGGCATCTGGCATGAATCTACAGATTGTGACAGTTGGAAACATAGTTCTAATTTACAATGATGGACCTAGATTACATAGCCTCATCCAAGGAATTACGAGCAATGAATGTATGGACTAACAACTAACTATTGTGATACATCCAGGCCAATCAGTAGACTGTATCCTCTGGAGGCACCTGATGATCAGTCAGATGCAACAGAGATAACAACCAGAAGTACAGGGAAGGGATCGTCCACAGAAGGGATCGTCCACAGAAGGCAGCAGCAAAGAGGGAAAGAACTCGTCTGTTAGAATGGACAACTAGATTAAGGAGGATGTTGAGAATTAGATATTATTAAATAATTGTACATCTATCTACAATTATTCAGGATATTTTGGGGGCATTTAGGTTTTTGGTTTGCACATGTATAAAGTCAAGATGGCAAACTTGTGGTGCTATGAGGCAAGTTGGAAGTCTGGTTCTCAAAAAACCGTCAATCTCCTAACGCAATTAAATTAATCACCTCACCATTATTTTTTTGTGCACATGGACCATTCAACACTTTTGTGCACATGGACTAGCTATTTACATTAAATTTCCAGGTCAATCCTCCATAATTGTTGTTTCTTGTTCAGTTCCTTTGATTCAACACTCATCTACTGTACTTCGGCAACTTTCTGTTTTGTACATTTTGCATTCGTTGGTGTGATACATAATGTTTGCCATGTTAAAAGTTATACTGCTCAATTTCTTTCTTGCAAAAGTTCGGTTTTACAAGTGttacactctgcaaagtgtgcATTTGGTTTAATAGTGATATCTACTATGTAAAGCTGAAATGCtgtatgtctgtctgtccatGGTCCAGCTAACTCCCAAACAGTAGCAGCGATTGAACTCGGATTTGCTGCATATTAATCACCATCAAGCTGGTACCAAGGAGTTTATTAATAGATACTTCTAGCATGTTCCGTTTGCTTGTATTATTCACATGCCAGCAATGAATTTTCTTACATAACCCAATTATTCTGTTTCGTTACAGTAGGATCCGAacttcaattatctgaacccttgattatctgaacagtagtggtggctgttctattagagtattttgtcaacaggtgtatgttctattagagtagtgtatgttttattagagtatttgaacatgtataaatgaatgggcttcatatATTTGAaccaattcacttatctgagaTTGAACTGGTACACAGCATGTACAgtaggtgtttggataatggaagtCCTACTGTACTTTTCAACTTACCATGTTCCTTAGACGAGCTACAAATCGCTCTCCAGCCAATGTGAACAGCCATGATCTGAACAGAGTTGTAATAGATCCAATAACAAAGAGGCCAACCAGCAATAGCACGGCATGGTTCATCCTCCcttaaaattttgacaaaagagGCATGCATAAATCAATATGTGAATGGTTCTCCAAAAACCGGACAGGTAGGCACAGAAAATTTTCAACTCATAACTTTTTCTGCAATTAGGCTATAGCTGTGCAATTATCAACTCCTATTAAATTTGAATGCAGAAAGTGTATTCTATTACGCTGTTATATACAGCTACACTGTGAAGGGTGTATGTCCACAAGCCCAGTTTTTGAAGGCCTAGTCACACATGTGAGTCAACAATAAACACAAAactatacacaaacacacattaaACAATACATAAAGCATTTAGTGCTCTTACCCATGCCACGCTTCACACAATGTCCAGTGTAATTAACAGGTATGCCCGATGAGCtaaatacagtacaaacaaGAACAGTTATCTTTATtggtatgtaatagttgtaccaTGGGCCATCATGATTAGCCTTGTACACCCGTGCCCTCAGacttgggtgtatatatcacaaGGGCATGTGATACATACAATTGATATGTACCATGGCAATTGCAGGCTATAACAGCCCACAGCAGGTAGCACACCAACCACTGGATTTACTGACTGACTACCTTgtaaaatttgattatgggtcagtagCAACTAATGTTGTCACAATGTTTGATTTCATGAACAGGTAAATTGTATGGATATCACAGAAAAGTTCAATTAAGTGATCTTACATGTATTTTAAAGCTGCTGGATCATTCAAATACTATTATTCACAACATTTACTGAATTTCTAGAAGTACAAGctttgctgtagagtggttatctTGTATTAATTAATCGAAAAGTGGTTGTGGTCCGtattcaaaaatgcagcaaaccACTTGTGAATACGCTATAGCATATGAGCAACAATCAACTTCCACAACCAGCTTGAGTTTATAGAAGAACTGGCGCTACTAAATGtaccatggtttaacttaaatgtaccagtCATAAGGTATGTCCCTGAAATTTTCCTTTGAAATTatgtggcttcatggtacatactCTGTATGCTCTTTAAACAAAAGGGTGCACTTTAGAATGACAAAACAACTCACCAATTTGTTTTTGGAATAGCATAGTCTATCACCTTCCCAAAGAGATATGGTGCAGCTGAGGTTGATGCAATGGAGATAACCAAGAACACAATACCTGCAGCCATAATGGTATATTCCTAAAAGGAAATTGACACACATGATAGTCAAATCACTAGTTTACTAGGCAGATACTGATACAATTATCATACTAAAATTGCCAAATAGCAGCATTTTGATGTAGGCAGATAATGAAACAATCAAGGCCATCTACACCTGTATCTATACTAGTATGTGAAATTCTACTGATAAAAAAGACAGCAACTTATTGGAACAATTCTGAAGGCACATTTTATATCCTAACTAATATGCCAAAGTGCcctgaaggtattgtgaggctgggtTTCTGGTTGAAATCTTATTGCCTAATTCACAGGAAAATGCAGACATCCCTATACACTGTACAGGGGTGGatctgggggggggggttcaaaggaaTCCATagaacccccttttgaaagagcctttcttactcaagatactctaatagtagtcttttgaggagcagtgtagcaagctatgtatctagttataaataaggaaatatagttgaatctatggtgaggggcagctattgtgagcaggtgatgaccttttttttttttagtcttcaacttacagctaggctgaagttgcaattccagagtgggaacccccctttttaagagtctggatccacccctgctgtactaccatactgtatgataaacagGTTTCCAGTTACCACTTACAGGTTGTGCCATTAGCAATAATCTTTTCAAGTTGGCTGCACGAAATGTTGactcttttttttcttctgttACTCTTCCATCTTCTATCTCATTGACAATCAGAATAACTCTCATCAAAGAATGCAGCTTCCTCATGAAGTAAATGCTTCCTATGCCAATCAACAGCTCCAAAAGTGGAAAAACAGTTGCAACTATGCACAATGTCTTGTATGTGGGATGCATATGCCTGGCTTTTGTCCATCTGTGAATCACCAATCCTCCCTTAGCTGCTGCATAGCACAGACAAACAAACGCAGTTAACATTATTAATACATGGAATAAGACCCTGTAAGTTGCCTTGCCACGATTAACACGGATAGCAATGGCTGATGCCTCCTTCAGTACAACACGTTCCAGTAAGAAAAAAAGTGCAATTAGAATGACTCCTCGAATAGCTGCCAAACAAGCCAAGTCAAATGTTGAAGTAATCAATGAGAAATCTTCCACGCTCCTTTCAAGGTATTTGGAAGTTCCTCCAGCTATCCAAAGTGATACGCATGATATGGCATCCAAAGCGACAGCGAAACATGCCAATGTAGTGAAACGAATCCACGGAAGTGAATGTCTCTGCCGTATCTGCTTCATAGCTACTTTACACGTACATGTACAGTCGTTGGTCTCGCGTGACAAACGTTTTTGTGTAGGCGGAATAATAATATCCGGGTAGCCCGTTAAAAATTTATCGGCTAGTCAACACGTGTGTTGCTCCTGCGTAATTTTCATTGTGGCCACGAGGACATGCCGTCAAAAGATAAAACGTCGAAGACAACTACTTGTAAGTTATTATGTTGTTCATAAATGTGAAACTGATCTAAGTTGTGTATAGCGGTGAGCACCAAGGCGAAAGCCACGGCAGTTAAAGCCAAAAAAGCTGTACAAAAAGGGACGCATACAACAACGAAGAAAAAAGTGCGCACTTCGGTAATATTCAGACGGCCAAAAACGCTTAAAAAGAAAAGAAATCCGAAATACCCAAGAAGATCTGCACCAAGGCAAAACAAACTGGACCAGTATGCGATTATTAAACATCCTCTAACTACTGAAGCGGCCATGAAGAAAATAGAGGACAACAACACGCTTGTGTTCATAGCAGATATCAGAGCGAGTAAGCCGAAGATAAAACTTGCCGTGAAGAGGCTGTATGATATTGACGTGGCACGGGTTAACACATTGGTTAGGTGCGTTAGCAAAACTGTTTGAATACAATAAATACGTTGTTTCGTTGCAGGCCGGATGGTCAGAAGAAGGCATACGTCAGGTTGGCATCGGATTATGATGCACTAGATGTAGCAAATAAGGTATTATTCTATTTAAAGTGCACTGTATATATTTCCACTGTTTGTGTAGATTGGCATCATATGAAGACTTGACTGCTTTCTATAACATTTCACAATTGCAGAAATGCTTGAAAATACTTTATTCTTTTGTgctgatttgttttagctatCAATTAacattaggccaggcaaacttgattgctTGTTTCTTAGCCACAAAAGTTTGGATTTCCATGTAGGTGGGAGGTCATTATTGCAGAAAAtgactccaaatcaagctgtcttgctataaaggttaactaaataaagccttttaagaactagtattgAGGTGCAAGTGGCTTGCTGTGCCATAGAATGATAGATAGCCTTCacaggtggggatgagaaacaatcaagtttgcctggccttaatTTTGAGTGGTTGTTTGCAACCTTTTTCGGGAGGGGGGAGTCATATAAGCCAAATGAAGCTGTTGTCACTGTGACTGAAGATTATAAGTTTAGACAAAGTTCACAACATGTACCAAGAGTTGATGTTTATTAGTCATACTGTGCCTTATGTATGCAATTCACATCAAGGTTTGATTTATATTTACTTGGAACACTTATATCTGGTAGTTGTTAACCAGTGGGTGCTGTTTGTTTCTTGATGTTCAAAACATGCCTACACTGTCTAGCAGATACTGATAGCCAACAGAGAAACCTcatcaattttaaaaatgttgCAATCTGATTGGTACTGCATCTATTCTTGCAGTTCGCACAAGTGATAGTATTGAAACAGACCAGACTAATTGTATACATTGCATTTGCTTGTAGTAACTGTTTGACATAACTATTGTAGCTTTGTCAATCACTTTAGAGTGGTTGATGGTGAGCACCTGCTCACTTGAAGTGCATCTCAGTCTACCAAAATCAATATATCAATATTTTACACTGTGGGAGGATCACAGTGCCACCAcatactgtatttttcatacagtatcaattagctgcataactgtgctgaactatacatacagtacagttatgcagtacATTGGACAAATGCAATTGAGtaagtacagtacagtatggaGAAAACCTATGTTACAAAAGCAACCCCACTCACGATTGACCATCTGTGTGgtattgtaaatcactaaactAGTCAAACTGATCCTACTAGTCTGCTCTACAACTATAAAATTTAATAGATTACACGAATACTTGCTGACAATCTGATCGCCCAAAAATTGAAGCAACAACCCTATAGCTACACAGATGGATCACATGTATGGCACtgaaactaatcctaccagttcacTCTATGACTACGAATAGAATATGACAACTTATTGATGGTGTGGTCAACAAAAATTGAAGTGAGTCAGGTACCCAAGAAAATTGCCCCAAGCAAACCAGGAAGTACCCTCAAAAATTGGTTTTATTttcttcataattattttgGAAGTAAAAAATATAATCCAGCTATATGACTATAAGCACCTCCACCTCAAAAGTCAAGGTGGCTGCCTTCACTAAATGCCAATCATTTTGATTCAAAATGATTGTCACAAACACCAAGTGacatcattattaattttattctgTATGTAAATATATAGTCAAACTACTTCACTTGTTTGAACACTTTTGTGGAACAAAATAACTGTAGATCTACTGTACTTACATTGTCAGTTATACATCAGAATGTATTTGTTCATAGATATACACAGCACAACATGCAATACAATGAGAAATTTAAATGATAATACAGGGCGTATAtatttatacataattatatgctttTTCATATATAGTTTAAAAATTTATATCAATTGCAATAGATTACTATATATAATGGCTGCTGACATGAGTAATTCTTTGTTCCAGCATTTCAATATCTAAAGAAGACTTGGTTAAAGAAAAGTGTAGGATACACAGATTATCAAGGATACATTTTTGTAAAATGATTTTATCCCTTTGTGACTTCACAACATTTTCCAAATGCTTCAGTATACAGTTTGCAATCTTGTATCTCTTGACACACTAAATAATTCAGAATACTAAAACACAAGACATGTGTATGATGTACTAACTACCTCGGAATGTTCTTGAGAGCCAAAACTTTCATCTAGTGCAACTGCTTGACACTAGAAAACATGACACAAAACTGTAGCATCTGCTAATTATAATGAAAAATGTGATGTGTGTGTTACATTGTACATGGTGGGTCTGTGTGCACATCGTACACACTTATGCAGCCTTACCAAGTCCATTGCTTGTACATATAATAATTTTTCTGCTTTCACAGAAGGCTACAGAAAACATTCATAATAACATATAATGAAACAAATTCAtgatatactagttaaagcactatGGAAAATGCAATATGAAAatataaatgggacacaaaagaggacactggtactgtaagtccatgaagaatgcattgtacatgtactgtggtatgccaaaaggcagcacttgggctgaagcaacatcgaacagtgaaaaaatcaaccccacagtcttagccgttattgagttacacttgtttgaaggcatcaggcagtcagtagaaaattccgtttaacaatttttgtttttttaaattccgtggcaacttgttgaaagtgtttcaggttgatctgaagaaaCTCACCCACTACAACATGCTGAATTATTGTGTCATTTTGCCTTCATAATGTCATTGTGCATTTGTGCTCATCCAACATTTgcataatcacgtgatatctatatatcaactgaatcacCATTGCGTGAGGAGCAACATGACATCAAGAGTAAGTCAATATGACGAAGTACAGCCGAGTTATTGTCttttgtacatcattatgtgaagaaggaagacggaAGGATAGTTCTTTTGCTGTGGGAAGCTCTGGGTTGGGTGGATGCAACAAAGTATGGGACCATttcaaaccaaaatttaatggcGAGTAAGATGGTGTTTGTCATTTTTAGATACCATTTTGTGTTATGGAATTTTGTTTTACAAGGAATCCATGCGATTCAGTTTACCggattatgcattttcagtgcttgcattttataaaacagctgcaggtttaagggttaaaagtttttatttaatagaatttctgctgactaactgatgcctttagccaactgtaatttaatttttgaTAAGGCTACAGGCATGATGATTTCTTCACTACggtaccgtatggagggaaactttggcgccgttaaaatttggcgattgaccatgaattcgccaaattttccccatccaaatactTTGGTGGCAAAGAAAATAGTAAACCAAGCctcgaactaatcaattttctactcaaccAAGGGATAGTGGGCCAGACATTacgctagagccaagcctgcctcaactacctcactaggtagctagttactgtacacgtggtatcctcaaacttcacCTCGAAATGGGCATGACAAGTATAGCGAGTCCTACCATgttaagtacgatattcactattccagagggtgtagatctactgtctatatagtattatctttttgttggtagctgactccaggcgccgAATCGTGAGAGGCATGGCACTCCAGTTCTCGCTTCAGGCACAGCGATTAGTGATCTAATTAATTCAATACGGCATgtgctttgctaa from the Dysidea avara chromosome 13, odDysAvar1.4, whole genome shotgun sequence genome contains:
- the LOC136242401 gene encoding large ribosomal subunit protein uL23-like, with protein sequence MPSKDKTSKTTTSVSTKAKATAVKAKKAVQKGTHTTTKKKVRTSVIFRRPKTLKKKRNPKYPRRSAPRQNKLDQYAIIKHPLTTEAAMKKIEDNNTLVFIADIRASKPKIKLAVKRLYDIDVARVNTLVRPDGQKKAYVRLASDYDALDVANKIGII